In the Nocardia asteroides genome, GTTGGACGAGGGGATCAGCACCGGGGGGTTGCTGGTTCTCCCGCAGGTCGTCGAAGCGGTGCTCGGGACGCATCCCGCCGTCGCCGAGTGCGTCGTGCTCGGGTTGCCCGACGACCGTCTGGGTCAGCGGGTAGCCGCCGTCATCGTCCCGGTGCCAGGCGCCGAGCCCCCGAGCCTGGACGAGCTCCGCGCCCACGTCACCGCCGAACTCGACGCCATCGCCGCCCCCCGCGAACTCGCCGTCCTCGACGAACTCCCACTGCGAGGTCCGGGCAAACCGGACCGCGCCGCCCTCCGCGACCACCTCCTGGCGCACAGCTCCCGGTGAGCTCGGGCTGTCAGTTTGCCCAGGTCTCTCGTTCGGGGTTCCAGGTCGAGGTGACATCGGCGGAGGGCAGTGCGCCGAGGATGTGGTTGTAGCAGCGGCCCGCGGCGGCGAGCGCTGTATCGAGGTCGTGATGCGCCTCGGCGAGCGGGCTCCGGCGCGCGTTCTTCGGCCAATTCTTCGGCCAGGTGGGACCGGGGCTTTCGAGTTCGCGCGGTAGGGAGGGGATACCGCGGAACTCGCGCTCACGTTCGAGCGCGGCGGTGGTTTGCACGAGGTCTATGGCGAGGAAATCGCTGATCAGCAGGAGGTCGATCAGGTCGCGGTAGCGTCCCGATTCGGTCCCGGCCGAGCCGTGTCGTTCGTACATCGCGCAGATCTTGTCCGCGATCTGGTCCGCGAGCGGGTAGAGCTTAGCGGTAGCTTCCCGAGGAAAGTCCTCGCTGTCCACCAGCCGGGGAAGGGGGTGGCGCTCCACCGGCCCGACCAGTTCGCGGGTCCCGGCGACGAGGTCGATCGAGAAGGCGTCGAGTTCGGTGGTGCCGAGCAGAGCCCCGACCCGGACCTCGGCGCCTTTGCCGTTACTCAGTTCCGTCGCGGGACCGACTTCGAAGACGAAGTGGTCGATGTCGTGGTCCCGTCCGATGCGGCGCAGCTCCGCCACCGCCTCCGGTATCGCAGTGGCGGCCACGATGTCGATGTCCTTGCTGTGCCGCGCCTCCGGCAGACGCACCATCATGCTGACGCCGCCCTTCAGAATCCAGCCGTCGGGGTCGGCGTCGAAGATCCGTGCCAGAAAGCGGGCCATGACGAAGCGGCGCAGCACGGCCGGGTACGGCTGGTCATGCGCTCTCGCGAAAGACTTCAGCCGATCGGTCAGGCTCGTTCGAACCGCGGAGGGAAGGCGTGACGAGGACGCCATCAAGGGGTGCTCCTTGCTGTCGGACCGTGCTTCTCAGGACTCGAGACGTCTCGCGATGTCGGCGAGAGCGAGGGTGTTGAGCGGGACGCCGGCTTCCGCGATGAGTGCGTCGAGGAAACCCGCGCCGTCGAGGGCCCGGTGCCCGTAGCGGAAGGCGTGCGGGGCCAGAGCCTCCACGGCCTGGTCGATCGTGAGCATGCTGCCGGTGAGCGCGTCCCGTACGACCGAGGCCAGATGTCCGGAGTCCAGAGAATCCTCCGCGAGGTCACCGATCGTGCGTCGGGCCGTGGTCACCGGTAGGCCGTCGACGATCTGCCAGTCGTCGCGGACGAGGGGGCCGCGATGAATCACCACGTCGGGCAGGGATAGCCGAATCCGGCGGGTGGTGGTCAGTTCGACCTCGTCGGCCTCCAGATCTCCCAGGCGGTGCAGGCGGGCCGCGCTGCGGTGCGACACCACCCCCGTCGGCACCTCCTGGCGCGCCCGCTCCCAGGTCACGGTGCCCGGATCGAGGGCGAGCCACGCCACCCGCATCTCCAGGTGGTCGTCGGGTGGAACGCGAGCGAGCCGGTAGATGCCGTGGTGCAGCCGCTCCAGCACTCCGGAGTCGGCCAGGCGCTTGAGCTGTTGCGGAGTCGCCGAAGCCACGCGACCCGCCTGGCGGCTGGTAACGAGCCCCCGCTGATCTGCCGCGAGAGAAATCAGGTGAGAACTCTTTGACGGCATGGCGCAATAATAGCCAAATTGGGTAACTCTCGAGACACAATAAGTAATTTTACTGCCAGCACAGCGCCGTGCAAGAGCGGTGCAAGAGGTGTGCGGGCGGTGCAAGGGCGCCCGCGCACCCTTGCGACATGACAGATTCCGCACCCCTCGCGGTGGAAGCCACCGATCTGGTCAAGGTGTTCGGCACCCAGCGCGCCGTCGACGGCGTGAGCCTCGCCGTCCCCGAGGGCTCCGTGTACGCGGTCCTCGGCCCCAACGGCGCGGGCAAGACCACCACGATCCGCATGCTCACCACCCTGCTCCCCCTCGACGGCGGCGCGGCCAGGATCTTCGGCCACGACGTGGCCGAGGAGCCGACCGCGATCCGCTCGCTGATCGGCGTCACCGGCCAGTACGCCTCGGTGGACGAGGACCTCTCCGCCACCGAGAACCTGATCGTCTTCTCCCGCCTGCTCGGCCTGAGCCGCCGGGACGCCAGGCGCAGGGCGACCGAACTGCTGGCGGAGTTCGGCCTCACCGACGCCGCGACCAAACCGCTGAGAACCTTCTCCGGCGGCATGCGCCGCCGCCTCGACCTGGCCGCGAGCCTGATCGCGACCCCGCCGCTGCTCTTCCTGGACGAGCCGACCACCGGCCTCGACCCGCGCACCCGCGCGCAGATGTGGGACACCATCCGCCGCCTGGTCCGCGAGGGCGCCACGGTCGTGCTCACCACCCAGTACCTGGACGAGGCGGACCAGCTCGCCGACCGGATCGCCGTGATCGACCACGGGAAGGTGATCGCCGACGGCACCGCGGACGAGCTCAAGGAATCGGTCGGCGGCTCCTCGCTGCACCTGGTGCCCGCCGATCGGTCCCGGCTGGCGGAGGCGCGGCAGCTGGTCGCGACCTTCCTCGACGCCGAGGCCACCGTCACCCCGGAGGCCGGCCGGATCACCGCCCCGCTGCGCGACGCCGATGTCACCACCGACCTGCTGATCCGGCTGCGCGCGGAGCGGATCGCCATCGCGGAGATCAACGTCAGCAAGCCGAGCCTGGACGAGGTCTTCCTCACCCTCACCGGCCGCCCCTCCGAGGACGCGGCCGAGACCGAAAAGGACGCAGCATGACCGACACCCTCGTCTCCCCGGCCCCGCCGAAGCGGGTCTCCGCGGTGCGCCCGGCGAGCAACAGCGTGAGCCTGGCCGCCACCGTCTCGGCCTCGCTCACCATGGCCTACCGCGGGCTGCTCAAGATCAGGCACAAGCCGGAGCAGCTGTTCGACGTCACCATCCAGCCGATCCTGTTCACCGCGCTGTTCGCCTACATCTTCGGCGGCGCGATCGGCGGCAGCGTGCAGAACTACCTGCCGGTCCTGATCCCCGGCATCCTGGTGCAGACCGTCGTGCTCACCTCGGTGGTCACCGGCACCCAGCTGCGCGAGGACATGGACAAGGGCGTCTTCGACCGCTTCAAGTCGCTGCCCATCGCCAGGATCGCCGCGCTCGCGGGCGCGCTGATCGCCGACATGGTGCGCTACACGCTCGCCACCGTGCTCACCGTCGTGGTCGGGCTCGCCATCGGCTACCGGCCCGCGGGCGGGGTGGTCGGCGTGGTCGCGGCCGGGGTGGTGATCGTGCTCTGCTCGTTCGCGGTGAGCTGGATCTGGGCGCTGGTCGGGGTCACCGGGCGCAGCGCGGCCGGCGTGCAGGGCATCTCGATGATGGTCATGTTCCCGCTGACCTTCATGTCCGGCGCGTTCGCGCTGACCAGCACCATGCCCGGCTGGATGCAGGCGATCAACCACGCCAACCCGGTCTACTACATGGTCAACGCCTGCCGCGACCTGATGAACGGCAACGGCTTCGGGAGCAGCACGGTGTATTCGCTGCTCGGCGCCGTGGTGGTGATCGCGGTGTTCGCGCCGCTCGCGGTGCGGGCCTACATGCGCCGCGCGTGAGTTCCGCCGGGGGCGTCCGGTTCGCCGGGCGCCCCCGTCGTCGTCCCGGCGATCAGCGCGAGCACGCGGTGCAGCAGCCGCATCCGGCGCGCGGGGCCGAGTGCCGCCTCGGCCTCGGCGACGGCCGCGGGGCCGAGCCTGGCCTCGGCGAGCTCCAGGTGCCTGCGCACGAGCATGGACGGGAAGTCCTGCCTGGCCGGCAGCCGGGGCGCGGCGAGCAGCAGCCGCAGCCCGGTCTCCGGGTCGTCGCCGGTGGCGATCAGCCTGCTGCCGAGCGCGCAGGCGATGGCGCCGACCTGCGGGACGTCCTGGAAGGCGCCGAAGATCCGGCCCGCCGCCTCGGCCAGCTCGCGGGCGATCTTCCCGGCCGCGACCGGGTCGCCGTACAGCACCTCGGCGTCCAGTGTCGCCGCGACCAGCATGAGCACCCACGCCCCCGGCCCCCGCGAGGTGCCCGGCCAGCCGGAGACGGCGAGCGCGCGCCGGTACCGGCGCATGCCGTCCTCGATCCGGCCGCGCGCGATCAGCAGCTCCGCCTGCGCCTGGAAGAGCACGCCGAGCAGCCCGCTGACGGTGCCGTCCGGCGCCTCCGGGTCGAGGTCGGCGAGTTGCACGGTGCGCTCCAGCTCGGCGGCGGCGCGGTCAAGCGAGCCGCAGCCGATGAGCACGCCGACCAGCGCGGTGCGCGCCTCGATCAGCTCGTCGTAGGCGCCGATCCGCTCCAGCAGCCCGATCCCGCGCTCGTAGTGCCCGACGGCCTCGGCGTACCGGCCCGCCTGGCCGTGCAGCTGCGCCAGGTGCCGGTGCGCCGAGGCCAGGCTCCAGCCGTCGCCGGGGCGGAGCAGGGTGAGCGTCGTCGCCGCGTCCCGCAGCGAACCGCGCAGGTCGCCGAGGTTCTCCCGGATATTCGCGCGCAGGATCAGCGCGTTCACCCTGGCGTCCCGGTCGGGTGAGCGCACCGCCGCGGCCACCAGCCGCGGGATCCCGGTGCCGCGCGGCGGGCTCACCAGCAGCCGGGCCGTGAGCAGCACCGACGCCGAGAGGTCGGTGCGCACGGCGAGCAGCCGCCGGGTGCGCAGCCGCACCCGGGCCAGCCTGCGCAGCTCGGAGCGGTCGCCGAAGGCGGCGTGCAGGATCTGCAGCGCGGAGCCGATCACCAGCAGGTCGCCGGGCGGGTGCGGCGCGTCCGGTGGGGGCAGCGGAACGTGCAGCAGCCGCTCGGACCAGGCGATCACCTCGCCGTGCGCGCCGCGCATCATCCAGAGCACGCCGAGCGTGGGGAACACGGTGTACACGGTGACGCCGTCGGCGCGCTCGGCGGCCCAGCGCAGCGCGGCGAGCAGGTTGTCCTGCTCGGCGTCGAGTTCGCCGCCGAGCTGCAGCTGGTCCTCGCGGTAGGCCCGCGCCCCCAGGTCCTCGCAGCAGGCGCGGGCCCAGCCAAGGGTGCGGGTGATGATCTCCTCGCCCTCCCCGCTCGCGGCCAGCTGCTCCTCGCCGTACTCGCGGACCGTCTCCAGCATCCGGTAGCGCAGCCCCGCCGCGGAGTCCTGCACGGTGAGCAGGGACTGGTTCACCAGCCCGTCCACCGCGGCGGCGACCTCGCCGACCTCGGCGCCCGCGGCCACCACCTCGGCCGCGGCCAGGGTGAAGCCTGCCGGGAAGCGGCAGAGCCTGCGCAGCGCCACCCGCTGGCCCGGCTCGAGCAGGTTCCAGCTCCAGTCGATGACGGCGTGCAGGGTGCGGTGCCGCGCCGGGGAGCTGCGGTCGCCGGAGCGGAGCAGGGCGAAGCGGTCGTGCAGCCGGTCGGCGATCTCCTCGACGCTCATGGTCCGCACCCGGGCGGCGGCGAGCTCGATGGCGAGCGGCAGGCCGTCGAGGGTGTGGCAGAGCCTCGCCACGACGGCCGGGTCGATCCGTACCGACGGCCGGACCGCGCGGGCGCGCGCCGCGAAGAGCTCGGTGGCCGGGGAGCCCGAGGGGTCGATGTGCAGCGGGGGAAGGGGGTAGACCGCCTCGGCGGTGATCATCAGCGGGGCGCGGCTGGTGGTGAGCACCCGGAGCCGGGGGACGTGCGCGATGAACTCGGCGACCAGCGTGGCGACGGCGTCGATCAGGTGTTCGCAGTTGTCCAGGACGAGGAGCGTCGGCCGGGCCGAGACGGCGTCGAAGAGGCGCTGGCGCAGCTCCACCGGGCCGGTGCGCAGCGTGGAGCTGTCGAACGGCGCCTCGGAGACGCCGAGCACCGCCGCGATCGCGCTCTC is a window encoding:
- a CDS encoding ABC transporter permease; its protein translation is MTDTLVSPAPPKRVSAVRPASNSVSLAATVSASLTMAYRGLLKIRHKPEQLFDVTIQPILFTALFAYIFGGAIGGSVQNYLPVLIPGILVQTVVLTSVVTGTQLREDMDKGVFDRFKSLPIARIAALAGALIADMVRYTLATVLTVVVGLAIGYRPAGGVVGVVAAGVVIVLCSFAVSWIWALVGVTGRSAAGVQGISMMVMFPLTFMSGAFALTSTMPGWMQAINHANPVYYMVNACRDLMNGNGFGSSTVYSLLGAVVVIAVFAPLAVRAYMRRA
- a CDS encoding nucleotidyl transferase AbiEii/AbiGii toxin family protein, with amino-acid sequence MASSSRLPSAVRTSLTDRLKSFARAHDQPYPAVLRRFVMARFLARIFDADPDGWILKGGVSMMVRLPEARHSKDIDIVAATAIPEAVAELRRIGRDHDIDHFVFEVGPATELSNGKGAEVRVGALLGTTELDAFSIDLVAGTRELVGPVERHPLPRLVDSEDFPREATAKLYPLADQIADKICAMYERHGSAGTESGRYRDLIDLLLISDFLAIDLVQTTAALEREREFRGIPSLPRELESPGPTWPKNWPKNARRSPLAEAHHDLDTALAAAGRCYNHILGALPSADVTSTWNPERETWAN
- a CDS encoding AfsR/SARP family transcriptional regulator, coding for MPGEDGFAVLEVGLLGPVAVRRDGALWPLPGARARALLAALALRPGRSRAAAGLIEDVWGAAAPRAPMNALHTQISRLRSVLPGGAVSAGPAGYRLELDADQVDLTRCARLVDQARAQCGSGAYAAALATVLAARALWRGEPGADLPPGPLADELRERAAGYAGELDGLEITARAGTGDPDGALRLAAHRAAALALDEPAHVELVRLLAATGRSAAALETVATFRDRLADRLGADPGPELTELNTAVLRGERIAPLGDHLPPVTPHPRAVVGPASAVEIAPGNAAAAVHPAPPAGRHGTAAGPAPGAPERAPFLGLGVRAAPNPLLGRDTDLTALEVLLRSSRVTTVLGPGGTGKTRVAHELGAREAGAVALVELASIRAAEPEIARAEIESAIAAVLGVSEAPFDSSTLRTGPVELRQRLFDAVSARPTLLVLDNCEHLIDAVATLVAEFIAHVPRLRVLTTSRAPLMITAEAVYPLPPLHIDPSGSPATELFAARARAVRPSVRIDPAVVARLCHTLDGLPLAIELAAARVRTMSVEEIADRLHDRFALLRSGDRSSPARHRTLHAVIDWSWNLLEPGQRVALRRLCRFPAGFTLAAAEVVAAGAEVGEVAAAVDGLVNQSLLTVQDSAAGLRYRMLETVREYGEEQLAASGEGEEIITRTLGWARACCEDLGARAYREDQLQLGGELDAEQDNLLAALRWAAERADGVTVYTVFPTLGVLWMMRGAHGEVIAWSERLLHVPLPPPDAPHPPGDLLVIGSALQILHAAFGDRSELRRLARVRLRTRRLLAVRTDLSASVLLTARLLVSPPRGTGIPRLVAAAVRSPDRDARVNALILRANIRENLGDLRGSLRDAATTLTLLRPGDGWSLASAHRHLAQLHGQAGRYAEAVGHYERGIGLLERIGAYDELIEARTALVGVLIGCGSLDRAAAELERTVQLADLDPEAPDGTVSGLLGVLFQAQAELLIARGRIEDGMRRYRRALAVSGWPGTSRGPGAWVLMLVAATLDAEVLYGDPVAAGKIARELAEAAGRIFGAFQDVPQVGAIACALGSRLIATGDDPETGLRLLLAAPRLPARQDFPSMLVRRHLELAEARLGPAAVAEAEAALGPARRMRLLHRVLALIAGTTTGAPGEPDAPGGTHARRM
- a CDS encoding ATP-binding cassette domain-containing protein is translated as MTDSAPLAVEATDLVKVFGTQRAVDGVSLAVPEGSVYAVLGPNGAGKTTTIRMLTTLLPLDGGAARIFGHDVAEEPTAIRSLIGVTGQYASVDEDLSATENLIVFSRLLGLSRRDARRRATELLAEFGLTDAATKPLRTFSGGMRRRLDLAASLIATPPLLFLDEPTTGLDPRTRAQMWDTIRRLVREGATVVLTTQYLDEADQLADRIAVIDHGKVIADGTADELKESVGGSSLHLVPADRSRLAEARQLVATFLDAEATVTPEAGRITAPLRDADVTTDLLIRLRAERIAIAEINVSKPSLDEVFLTLTGRPSEDAAETEKDAA
- a CDS encoding type IV toxin-antitoxin system AbiEi family antitoxin domain-containing protein → MPSKSSHLISLAADQRGLVTSRQAGRVASATPQQLKRLADSGVLERLHHGIYRLARVPPDDHLEMRVAWLALDPGTVTWERARQEVPTGVVSHRSAARLHRLGDLEADEVELTTTRRIRLSLPDVVIHRGPLVRDDWQIVDGLPVTTARRTIGDLAEDSLDSGHLASVVRDALTGSMLTIDQAVEALAPHAFRYGHRALDGAGFLDALIAEAGVPLNTLALADIARRLES